ATGCTCATTACTTACAAGCAAGTTGTGTCCTATTTTGTCAATTGCTACTTTCGGCATTAGTTTGATACAGTGCATAAACTAGAAAGATAATGACTGAGAATATGAAGTTAGTTATGATGAGAGAGGATCAAGGTTATAGGTGGGAGGAAAAAACAAGACTTATTTATGGTCATCTTTTATGTTATCTTCCTTCACTAAAATGATGCCTCCCCCAAAGAAAGTTATCTTAAAAGACATGAGACCTCATATATTAGGTGCTGGAAAATAAGAGACTTATTTATGGTCATCTTTTATGTCTAAGTTATGTTTTCCTTTACTAAAATGATGTCTCTCACAGTATGTGTGGGTCCCTTATACGAGAAATTGGTCTCATCAAATAGTCTCATAAGATAACCTCTCGTGTATCTCCTCCCTACGGCAGGAATTTGAAGCACCTAGACGGAAAAGCAAATTTTGATGCAGAAGTTACCCAATTCTGCTAAAGATCATCCAGGGTCcatgacaaaactgaaaaacgTTGGAACCCAAGAAAGGTGGCCATGCTTGTGCCAAATGATGATTCTTTGTCATAACTAGAGGCCTCAGACCAAGACAATGAATGTGTTGGTGGCATCCCTCCAGCATCTTTACAGAAAATGGGATAGGATCATCCTTAGTCAATGATAATCAATGATTCTTCCAGTTATACATTTCTACCCTcgttaaaaacaaaaagtataaGCTTTCTGTGATTGTGCAATGCTAATAGCAGAAAAATTCCAAGCCATGGCAACCCTTTTTACCAATCGGTAGCAGGAAAGTAGCTCTTATAAAGTAAATTTAGCTATTTAAAATGCATTCATGCATATCCTTCCAAGCAGAAGTAACACAAACAGCTTTATACAAGGAGGGGATGAAAGAAATCTTTATCAAGTTAATCAAATTACCTGACAGTTGCATTGTTACAAATCTTGCTTCTCTACATTCAGactattcaaaattcaaaaatgcaGATAATGGAACAAGAAATATCAACTGATTTTTAAATTGTAACGATACAATACATctcctctcactctctctctcacagaaaccaatagaaaaaGAATCAGGTATAATGGTTTATGGAAAAATTACCGACTACGAGGGCTTTTTCTTTTGCACACTTTTTGAGATGCGCTTCAGCTGTACCGTTCCCCCTTTCATTCCCCTGCAAAGTTAAATAACAAACATTGTGAATCCATTTGAAAAACTGCCATAAATAGGGAAACAAAGAAATTAGAGAGTAAATACCTCCGGTGCATATAAATGAAGGTGTAGAAAAGCAGCAACAGCATCAAAGTCAAAATGGAAACAATAAGGTAGAACGCATTTCTAGTCTTCTGCACATATGAAACAGCATGTATATAAATACATAAGAAAGAACCAACAAAACTTcccaagttttaaatttaaggATAGCTTATATGCAGTTTAGCTGGAATCAgcctcttaaaaaataaaaaaggggtaAGGGTGTAAGGTTGCCTACCAATCACCTCCCAAACTCCGTAAAAGTGGGAACAAATGAACAATGTGCATTGggtacaacttttttttctatacACAGTTTAGTTTTATCAAATGCAAAAAATGTGGAGGATTCCAAATGTAGTATGAGCATGCTTGAAGCTAACTTCAGTCTGATTATAAGGGGTGTGTATCACAGAGAGCTCCCTTTAGGGCGATGAATTAATCTGATTTACTTCAATCAtctggttttgatgattttttttttttttttttttgcagagtttcctaaaatctaaaatctaCCTTACCATAAAAAGAAGGTTAGACCGTAGTGGCAGAGGAAcgtagaaaaaaagaaggatatCTGTTTTCCTTCTATCAGACTTTTAGGAGATCAATTACAAAATGTAGAGCTATATGGTTTGGTACTTGTTTCCATGCTTGGAAATTATAATTGATCATAAAACAAAGTAATTGTGATGGTGAACTTTACCCTGTGCCCCCTAGAGAAGGGTTTCTGACCACCTTTACAAGTGTGGGCATCACAGAATTGCCGTAGGAAGAATTCTGTCACAATTGGATAACATCAAAATGCAATATCACTATCTGGTAGGACTGTACATGAGATCATAAAGTTGCAATTATGACAGTCACAATTACCATGAAGGCGGCTTGCTGAAGGACCCTCATTGACTGGAAAACAACTGTCAGCTAGGCTCTGCACAGAATAGTTAAAATATGACTACAAGGAATGCTAGAATCAACAGTTTATAAGACATCAATCATAGGCCACCTCACACAGATGTTGATTCCTTGAAGCAGCAGCAGGATTGCACTTAGTTTTGCGAGGAGTGGAGTCCATCACAAGGTCACAATGCAATGCACCACATACATCTGCCAAGCACCTGCTGTGACTCTGGATTCAGCACAAGTATCCCATGGTTCAATTACCAATGTACCATTTAAACTCAAGACAATGGAAGGACTATGTTTGCCAAAGTCCCAGAGGAATTTTGATTACCAAGCAAATTAGAAGAAATGCAATCTAAACGTGAGACCATGAACCAAAGATGTGGGAAATCAAATAGACAGGCCAAAGACATCAACAGAGAGAATGGTAGGTGAAAAAAGATGCAGCTCCATAGAAGTGTTTAGTTATTAAGACATTAAAATGAGATGACAATGATTGTAAAGTGAAATTTGAGGcacaaacaaaaatgaaaaattatcaaGATAACCCAAAAGTactaggtttaaaaaaaatggatataAACTTTGACCAATGAAAATTGGAGTCTAAATTTTGTGTGTCATACTTATGATGATGCTAGTATAGTCTGTTCATAAAAAATACTCTGcatttattatgttttctttgTCATGCAATTGTCTATAATAGATCGCTGATCTAATAGTTGTCTGGTTTATGGAATGTCAATGAATATAGGCCTTTTAGAGAGAACATTCAAAATGACTTTTAGGTTAAAAGCTTTGCATAGGCATGCAAGTTAAtccctctttatttttttggttttctttgggTCCTAGGGATCACTTTTATGCATAGTCTTCTACAATCAAAATCATATATACACCTCCTGATacaaaaatttaagtaaaatccTCCAGTAGGACGCTACAAGGCTTATAATGTGTACCAGAAATTCCCGCTTTTTTGGGTTTGCATTTCACTGGAGTGTCCaacaaatgaattaaaaaaaacatatatcaaTTCCCCTTATCAAAACCGCTCCTACATcatgtaaatattttaaaatgaggTACCCATGTCAAGCACACCATGTTATACAGACACTTCATATTGCCTTGAGATGATTGATTGGAAAAATCTAAAACATCACAAAATCAGCCATGTTCCCTCATCCTAAATTCCATGGATTGACAAATCCATACCTCCACAAATTCATCTAATATCCATACTCAAGTCTATTTTACATAGCGTAGGTTATGCCATAGAAGAGTAAGAGAGGTACCATTTCTCTTACCAGAGAGACCAAGTATAActaacatcatcatcattatcatcagaTTCACTATGAATTATCTCAACTACTAGGGTCAATATTACAATTCATAAGCCTGTTAATCTTATTTTTTCAATGCAGGAAAATGAAGACCCACAAAATAACCAAATGGGACATTACTTGTATGATTTGTCATTTACAACCCAAGTTACCCAACCATGTTAAAtgttctaaaacaaaaaaataaatcaattaccATCAATCTAGGAAAAATAGCACCACATACATACCACATTTAGCAAATCATAATGTCTATTGTCAAAATGCTGATCAAGGTATTTCTCttcataaaaactttttctACAGTATCCACATTTCCATTCATTTACATCTACACGGATCTTGTGTTGTTCCTGATCTCCGTAAAGGTCATTGTCTGAGTGAAGCCTACACCTTCTTGACATTTGATATCGTTCTTTCTCCACAAAGGGCATTAGATACTGCACCCATCACGAGATAACGTCATCAAATTAAGTACCACGGATACTgtcttttagaaattttaatcaGAATCTTCTGATACCTCCTCAATTATCTTCTGTGCAGCCCTACTCCTTTCCCTTGAACAATGTACCTCATGAGCAGCATTCCCCTGCTCCAGCTTTAGAGCTCTGAACATCAAACTTAAATATTACTTATAAACATTGACAAATTGACCGAGGCAGATAATATATGCCACCAAAACACAatcatttaatacttttttgcAGTTATAAAATTTAGGGTGTTATTAATGCCACATTTTTCAGGTTGCATTCACGATTTAGATTCCCCTTAATTAAAGAATCTATGCCAGGAAATAGGTAACACTAAGACATAGACGCCAAAAATTGCTAGCCTAATCCAATTTTTCAAATCCAACAATCTAAACCACTAACCTTGCAA
This genomic stretch from Castanea sativa cultivar Marrone di Chiusa Pesio chromosome 1, ASM4071231v1 harbors:
- the LOC142642780 gene encoding uncharacterized protein LOC142642780 isoform X1, which produces MKIGTWRFSNSKWVSLCFCLLLSLQIVQGYKESEIARALKLEQGNAAHEVHCSRERSRAAQKIIEEYLMPFVEKERYQMSRRCRLHSDNDLYGDQEQHKIRVDVNEWKCGYCRKSFYEEKYLDQHFDNRHYDLLNVSHSRCLADVCGALHCDLVMDSTPRKTKCNPAAASRNQHLCESLADSCFPVNEGPSASRLHEFFLRQFCDAHTCKGGQKPFSRGHRKTRNAFYLIVSILTLMLLLLFYTFIYMHRRGMKGGTVQLKRISKSVQKKKPS
- the LOC142642780 gene encoding uncharacterized protein LOC142642780 isoform X2 translates to MKIGTWRFSNSKWVSLCFCLLLSLQIVQGYKESEIARALKLEQGNAAHEVHCSRERSRAAQKIIEEYLMPFVEKERYQMSRRCRLHSDNDLYGDQEQHKIRVDVNEWKCGYCRKSFYEEKYLDQHFDNRHYDLLNVSLADSCFPVNEGPSASRLHEFFLRQFCDAHTCKGGQKPFSRGHRKTRNAFYLIVSILTLMLLLLFYTFIYMHRRGMKGGTVQLKRISKSVQKKKPS